In the genome of Shewanella denitrificans OS217, the window GAGATATCCATTTCATGCAGGAGCAGTATATGTTTAGGCGAGCGGCCTAAATGCGTCTGCGCCATGGCATCGTAATATTCGATACTTTCCATTAGCACTTGAACATAGAATTGGCGCATACGATCAAAATCTAGGGCAACGCCCTTTTTTATCGCCCGTTGAAACAAGTCTTCCATATACCAATCATAATTATTCAAGGTGATATAGGCATTGATATAGCCCTGTTTTTTCAACACGGCTTGCATGCCGGTTCGTTTTAACTCGCTATTGCCATCTCTTAGATAAGGAAACCGAAATAGCTTTTTAAAGCCCTTAAATTGTTTAAGTTCTAAATCTGCCAGTAAAAAGTTTTGTGCATATTCTTCCACTGTCATATTATTAAAATCAGGATGGCTGTGAGTATGGTTGGCTATGATATGGCCCGCTTGGCTGTAGGATTGCAGCCTTTGTATCCCTTCTGCATTCAGTCCAAGACTGTTAGAAAAAAATGCCACCTGAGCAATATTATGCTTTTTTAATGCTTGAATTAATTTTTGGGCACGCTCAGGGCCATCAAAATAGCCGTCAGCCTTTCGAGGAGAATCATCAAAGGTAATGGCGATTTGTTTTGCATGAGATAACGGACTGATACAGATAAGCAGTAATAATAAATAGTGCTTCATATTGATGGTTTCATATGGATGGTCTCATTTTAATGGCCTCTTTTTAATAGCTTGTGTAAAAGAAAAGTAAACATACAGATTTAACCAGACTGGGTGCTGTTACCTTTTCTCAAGCAATATAATCATTTCCTTTGCCACCAGGGCGGCAGAGGGCAAAAACATGGTCGAGACTATGCGTTGATCTATGATCACTTCATGCTTATCGGCAATGTTTTCCTTATTGACGATAACCGCACTGTTTTTTCTCAGTTGCTCTTCAACGAGAAATGGCAACAAGGTCCCCTGTTTGGCCCATGATTTTTCTTTCTCCGTTGAATCAGGGAAGCCCGCTACTCGCTTTGCATTCACCAAAAATTTACCGTCACTCAGTTGAACGTTAGCAAAGCCGCCGGCACCATGACCGCAGCTACCGAGCACCCCGCCGTTTTCATAAATCTTAGCCATAATATCGAGCAATGTTTTGTTCGAGGCCACATCGAACAATGTGCCATAGCCGCCACCGATAAAAACGGCGGCATAATCCTCTGGGTTCACTTGCTTAGGCGTTAATGAAGCATTGGCCTTATCGAGAAAATGTTCATACTTTATCGTATAACTACTGATCCCTAATGGGTCCATCATAAAGGCGACCGGCCCTCCAGAGGGAGACACAAAGTCCACTTCATATCCATGAGAAACGAAGATATGGTAAGGCGGTGCATATTCCCAAAGGTTATTTCTAGCGTCATGCTGCTCTGGATCCCCCATATCTTGCATATTCGAAGCGACAATAAGAATTTTTTTAGCCTCCCCCGCCTGCACTGGACTAAGGACGACCGCGAATAAGATGCTCAAGAAGATGATTAAATATTTCATTTTTTTAGACTCTCAGTTATTCGTTAAATAATGTCAGTTCGCAATCATGAGGGTGTTCATTATTGCCTTGTAGCGGTTTGAAAGCAGCTCAAACTCAGCCAAACATTGAATTTAAGTTCCATGGGCACATAGACGGCGCCTTACTGCGAAGGCGCTTCGGTGGTGCGATGTCCATAACTTAGCACTCGAGTGATAAGCCATTTGTTATCCTGCTGACGCCAGACGATGACGAAGTCAGCCATGCCTTCACAGTCGCCGCTATCAAGTTTGCAAAAGCGATGCACACCTTGTTCGATGGCGCCAAATTCTTTGACAGCGACCACTTTAAGGCTATTGGGCACTAGCTCGCGGCGATAATTGCCGCAGGCATATTTTTGGGTATTGGCTATCATGTCATCGCGATTCCAGGTGACACCACCCGTGTCATGATAAAACTCAACGTCCTGATCAAAGTAGCTGGCGTGCTTTTTAAGCTCGGCGGAATCGCTACATTTATTGAAGGCATCGAATACCCCTTGATCTAGCGTGGAAATCTCAGAAAACAAAGGCGTTTGCTGCTGTTGAACTGTTACCAAAGTAGAGGCCGCTGAAATAGGGGCCGATGCAGCGACTAATGCAGGGAGTAGCACCGTGAGTGGTGCTAAGAGCATTCCTGAGAGTGCAAGGGTTAAATATCGCCAATGTTTCATTGTTGTTTTTTGGGTCACAGGAACCTCCACCAAGGGATAATCAAATCGTTAAGCGTGCAATTTTTTAATGCTTTACACCTGTCATTAAGCGTCCTCATTAGGCAACCACAAGCTGACTTTTAACCCTTGAGGTACCCGGTTCTGCAAACTTATGCGCCCGCCATGGGCTTCAACAATTTCTCGGCACAAGGGTAAACCTAAGCCTGTGCCCGATTGCTTGGTGGAATAAAAGGGCAATAAGGCCTGCTCTAATACGTCACTAGACATGCCGCTGCCAGCATCTTCAACACACACAGTCACCCCAGATATTGGCTGGGTCATTTCCACTATGGACAGACTAATCGCATCAACGGCTGAGCCCGACTCATGGGCATTTTTAAGCAGATTAATCAGTACCTGCTCTAACTGCATGGTATCCAGATAACTTGGCGTTTGTGGCAAGTCCACCTTGAGGTTAAAACGGTAATGCTGACCCAATTGCGCCGTTAAATTCCCCCAATCTACAATTTTTCGCTGAGGCATGGGCAGTTTGGCAAAGTGCGCATAATGGGAAATAAATTCACTTAAATGTGAGGTGCGATTCTCTATGGTATCGAAAATCAGTTTAAGTTGTGGCTTATCAATATCTTGAGTCAATAAACGCCCAGAATTCACCATGGAGGCTATGGGGGCCACTGAGTTGTTCAGTTCATGGCTGATGATGCGAATGACCTTCTTCCATACCGCCACCTCTTGACGATTAAGCTCTCGAGTTAATTGCTTGAGTAAAATAAGATTATGCTTTTGATTATTAAGGCTAAACTGGCCACGACTGATATGCCAAGTTTCGGGCTCTGCCTCCCCTAATGAAAACAAGCCTTCTTTGTCACCTAGCAAGAACTCGCTAAAACTTGGCGCTAGATTGGCGCACAGCTGCTTTAGGCATAAGCCTTCGATAAGTTGACCTTGGTGTAATAACTGCCTTGCTGCCGTGTTGGCGTAGATAATCCTAAGTTCAGCATCCACCAGCAGCATCACATTGGGGGAGTTTTGAATCACTTTATCCAGCAGTAGCTCACGCTGATAAATAAATTGTCGTTCACTGCGTAATTGCGCCGCTGCTTGGTTATACAGCAGGGCTAAGTTGTCAAAATCCCCTTCCCCCTGGGTGCTCAAAGACACACTAAAATCATTATCTTTAAAGTTCAGCAGGCCCACTTCCAATGCTGACAAGCTATGGGAGAATGAACGACTAAGGCGCCAGGCCATTAAACTACTGGCAAGCATGGCGGCGATAGCACCTGTAAGTAAAAAATCACCCTGTGTATAAAGCCAGACAACCGTTGCCAGCAGAAAACCAAATACGCTCGCCAGCAGGCTTATCAGCATCATCTTATGGACTATGGAAAGTTTGCCCATTGGCGACCACTTAGCCCATGGCAAAAAACTAAGTTTTAAGCTCATGATTTGTCCACCTGAATGCCAAACTTTTCCATCCGCCGATAAAGCGCCTGACGGCTGAGGCCCAAAGATTTCGCCACTCTCGCAATCACGCCCTTGTGCTCCACCAGCGCCAGCTCAATGTCCACTTGGCTGATAGGTGGATTTGCAGGCGATGGCACCTGTGATGATGCCTGTGTGCCCATGCTTGGTACATTTGTCGCTTGCTGGGCACTTGAGCTTGTAAAAGTGTGATCTAACTTGGGCGCAGTGCCCGCTTGTGAGCCTAAACTAGCCTTTGGAGTCACAGCACCATGGGAGCTGGACTGAGTGAGCTCAGCCCCACTAAACCCAAAATCTTCGGCCGTTAAAACAGTGGAAGGCGCCAGTAACACCGCACGTTTACAGGCATTTTCTAATTCGCGCACATTCCCTGGCCAAGTGTAATTAAGCAGTGCTTGTTGGGCGGGCTTGCTCAAGCTCCCCCCTTGACCAATAAAGTGCTGCACTAAGGGCAATACATCGTCAAGGCGCTCATGTAATGACGGCAACTTAAGTTCGATAACATTCAAGCGATAAAATAAATCCTCACGAAAGCGGCCCTTTGCAATATCTTCAGTTAAATTGGAATTGGTGGCGCTTAACACCCGCACATTCACTTTGCGCGTTTGATGGCTACCAAGGCGTTCAAACTCACCGGTTTGCAGCACTCTGAGTAGTTTAACTTGCCCAGACAGCGGCAGATTGCCTATTTCATCTAAGAACAAGGTGCCACCATCGGCGGCTTCAAAACGGCCAATTCTTACCTTGTTGGCTCCAGTAAAGGCCCCCGCTTCGGCGCCAAAAAGCTCAGCCTCCAATAAATCCATCGGCAAGGCGCCAATATTAACCTTAATAAAGGGCTTATCTTTTAAGGGGGAGTTGGCGTGGAGAATATCGGCAATTTTATCTTTCCCAGCGCCATTGGGGCCTGTGACCAACACAGAAACATCGGAGCGGGCAATTTGCAGCGCCAAGTCGACGCAGCGCTGCATGGCGCCGCTAGCAAAAATTAACCCGCACAAATTACCTTGGGTAATGGATGCCATGCGCTGGGCATCGGCTCGACTCAGCTTTTGATTGGCTTTTGATAAATGATAAATGGCTAACAGATTGGCTATGCTGTTAATCAGCTTGGCATCGTCCCATGGTTTGCCCATGTAATCGGCGGCGCCGGCTTTGACTAACTCCACAGCTGTCTCTAATTGAGTCCAGGCCGTCATTAGGATGATAGGCACATCTGCCTGGGCTTGCCTTAGGGCGTAGAAGAGCTCTTTGCCTTCTTCACCAGAGGTGGTATCACGGCTAAAATTCATGTCTTGAATGACAAGACTGATGTCTTGCTCTGCCATGATGTTTAGCGCAGCTTCCGGCCCATAACAAATCACACTTTGGTAGCCATGAATGTCTAGCATCAGGGCTAAGGCGCTGCATATCGACGGATTATCATCGACGATGAGGATGTTATCCATTTTATCCCATTGATTTATTTAGGCTAACACGCCTAATGATTATAATTTCACACTTGTTAGCATTAGCCTAACACAGAGTAAAAGTGTAATAAAACCCAGATTTCATTACACTTTTTAAGACTTCTCACCCTGCTGCTAGCCTCTGCCCTTTAGGCGCTGCGGGTCGCTGTCGCAGGGGAAATATTAGCCGCCCTTGTTGCTGGCACTACTACGGCAAGACTTGTGACCACAAACAAGCCCGCTAAGGTCAATGCGGGATATTGCCATTCCAGCATAGGCAGGCTGTAAATTTTCATTAACTGCTGCCCAAGTTGTATCGCTAATAAGCCGCCCAATACACCGCCAACAATGCAGATGAGGTAATTTTCCACCATAAAATAGCTGATAATATCGCGTTTCTTGGCCCCTAATGCACGGCGAGTACCTATCTGTTTAGTACGGCGTTGTATGTTAAACATCACCATGCCCGTTAAACCTAACGAAGTAATAAGCAGCAATAACACCACCATTAAGGTAAGCACAGCCACCATCAATTCATGATGACGATAAGAGCTTGCCTTGTATTCGGCTATGGTTTTAATCTGATTGATGACTCGATTAGGGTTATCCTGATGCAGCGCCTTCACTATGGCCTCTTTAAGCTCAGGAATATGCTCCTTTTTAGCCCTTAGCATATAAGATTTATTCTTGCCTTCGCCGCCAAAATCGACGTTTTGGATCACGCTGTATTCAAAATTATCAGTATCAACCCAGGCACCGTGTAGCTTTTCTACTACGCCTATGATCTTGATGCTGCTATCCCCCGCATACATGGTCTTGCCTACGGGAGACTCATCGCCCCAGAAGGCTTTTGCCAAAGGCAATGAGATAATGGCCTGTGCACCCGCATCAGTTAAGCTATAAATCACTTCTTCTGCTGAAAAGTTGCGACCTTCAATCAGCTTAACCCCTAAGGTGTCCAGCATCTGCTCATTGCCTAAATAGAAGGCAAAGTTAGGGGTTTGCTTAGCGATGTCTTTATCTGGGCTATCAACATAGACATCGGACCAACCGCTATCACTTAAAGGGATCATATTGGTGGATGTCACCGCTTGCACATTAGGCAGCGCGGCCAGAATGCGTTGGTCTTGCTTGTTTTGCTGCGCATTATCGATGCGATCATCGAAGTTATACAGACTAAAGGTCAGTATCTCCTCCTCTGCAATGCCTGAATCTCGCTGCATTAAGGCGATACGTTCATGAATAATGAAACTTGCATTTGCGACGATGGCGACAGAGAGAATGATCTGCAATAGCAATAATACTGGGCCACTTTTACTGCGCAGCAAACTCGATATTATGGGTTTAATATGTAACATATGCAGTCCTTATTGGCTCTTAAGATAGATACTAGGATTAGTGCGGCAGACTACCCAAGCTGGGTAAAGCCCCGCGAGCACGGCGGTACTGATGGCGATAGCTGGGGTGATAAACCACATGCTGAGATCAAGCTGAGTTAGGCTTTTTGCCATATCAAAATGAGTAGATAAGATACTCAGCGCTGCCCATGCCCATAATAGCCCCATCACACCACCCAATAACCCAATCACCCC includes:
- a CDS encoding sigma-54-dependent transcriptional regulator; this translates as MDNILIVDDNPSICSALALMLDIHGYQSVICYGPEAALNIMAEQDISLVIQDMNFSRDTTSGEEGKELFYALRQAQADVPIILMTAWTQLETAVELVKAGAADYMGKPWDDAKLINSIANLLAIYHLSKANQKLSRADAQRMASITQGNLCGLIFASGAMQRCVDLALQIARSDVSVLVTGPNGAGKDKIADILHANSPLKDKPFIKVNIGALPMDLLEAELFGAEAGAFTGANKVRIGRFEAADGGTLFLDEIGNLPLSGQVKLLRVLQTGEFERLGSHQTRKVNVRVLSATNSNLTEDIAKGRFREDLFYRLNVIELKLPSLHERLDDVLPLVQHFIGQGGSLSKPAQQALLNYTWPGNVRELENACKRAVLLAPSTVLTAEDFGFSGAELTQSSSHGAVTPKASLGSQAGTAPKLDHTFTSSSAQQATNVPSMGTQASSQVPSPANPPISQVDIELALVEHKGVIARVAKSLGLSRQALYRRMEKFGIQVDKS
- a CDS encoding polysaccharide deacetylase family protein; translation: MKHYLLLLLICISPLSHAKQIAITFDDSPRKADGYFDGPERAQKLIQALKKHNIAQVAFFSNSLGLNAEGIQRLQSYSQAGHIIANHTHSHPDFNNMTVEEYAQNFLLADLELKQFKGFKKLFRFPYLRDGNSELKRTGMQAVLKKQGYINAYITLNNYDWYMEDLFQRAIKKGVALDFDRMRQFYVQVLMESIEYYDAMAQTHLGRSPKHILLLHEMDISALFVGDLVDALRRKGWSIITPEEAYTDDIAQYQPQGVFSYNPGRIGEIARDKGQKAGLWHHTLDEAYLEKRFAEEVLSIKLERVME
- a CDS encoding type 1 glutamine amidotransferase domain-containing protein, translating into MKYLIIFLSILFAVVLSPVQAGEAKKILIVASNMQDMGDPEQHDARNNLWEYAPPYHIFVSHGYEVDFVSPSGGPVAFMMDPLGISSYTIKYEHFLDKANASLTPKQVNPEDYAAVFIGGGYGTLFDVASNKTLLDIMAKIYENGGVLGSCGHGAGGFANVQLSDGKFLVNAKRVAGFPDSTEKEKSWAKQGTLLPFLVEEQLRKNSAVIVNKENIADKHEVIIDQRIVSTMFLPSAALVAKEMIILLEKR
- a CDS encoding nuclear transport factor 2 family protein, whose translation is MTQKTTMKHWRYLTLALSGMLLAPLTVLLPALVAASAPISAASTLVTVQQQQTPLFSEISTLDQGVFDAFNKCSDSAELKKHASYFDQDVEFYHDTGGVTWNRDDMIANTQKYACGNYRRELVPNSLKVVAVKEFGAIEQGVHRFCKLDSGDCEGMADFVIVWRQQDNKWLITRVLSYGHRTTEAPSQ
- a CDS encoding sensor histidine kinase — its product is MSLKLSFLPWAKWSPMGKLSIVHKMMLISLLASVFGFLLATVVWLYTQGDFLLTGAIAAMLASSLMAWRLSRSFSHSLSALEVGLLNFKDNDFSVSLSTQGEGDFDNLALLYNQAAAQLRSERQFIYQRELLLDKVIQNSPNVMLLVDAELRIIYANTAARQLLHQGQLIEGLCLKQLCANLAPSFSEFLLGDKEGLFSLGEAEPETWHISRGQFSLNNQKHNLILLKQLTRELNRQEVAVWKKVIRIISHELNNSVAPIASMVNSGRLLTQDIDKPQLKLIFDTIENRTSHLSEFISHYAHFAKLPMPQRKIVDWGNLTAQLGQHYRFNLKVDLPQTPSYLDTMQLEQVLINLLKNAHESGSAVDAISLSIVEMTQPISGVTVCVEDAGSGMSSDVLEQALLPFYSTKQSGTGLGLPLCREIVEAHGGRISLQNRVPQGLKVSLWLPNEDA
- a CDS encoding ABC transporter permease; amino-acid sequence: MLHIKPIISSLLRSKSGPVLLLLQIILSVAIVANASFIIHERIALMQRDSGIAEEEILTFSLYNFDDRIDNAQQNKQDQRILAALPNVQAVTSTNMIPLSDSGWSDVYVDSPDKDIAKQTPNFAFYLGNEQMLDTLGVKLIEGRNFSAEEVIYSLTDAGAQAIISLPLAKAFWGDESPVGKTMYAGDSSIKIIGVVEKLHGAWVDTDNFEYSVIQNVDFGGEGKNKSYMLRAKKEHIPELKEAIVKALHQDNPNRVINQIKTIAEYKASSYRHHELMVAVLTLMVVLLLLITSLGLTGMVMFNIQRRTKQIGTRRALGAKKRDIISYFMVENYLICIVGGVLGGLLAIQLGQQLMKIYSLPMLEWQYPALTLAGLFVVTSLAVVVPATRAANISPATATRSA